In Rhodococcus sp. OK302, one genomic interval encodes:
- the rlmN gene encoding 23S rRNA (adenine(2503)-C(2))-methyltransferase RlmN, whose translation MAASLPLVFNAPKRGLPPRHLADLDSAERKEAVKELGLPAFRADQLARQYYARLEADPEKMTDLPASVREKVGESLFPKLLTPIKHLSCDSGDTRKTLWKAHDGTLLESVLMRYPERATLCISSQAGCGMACPFCATGQAGLDRNLSTAEIVDQVRDAAAAMRDGEIAGGPGRLSNVVFMGMGEPLANYKRVVAAVRRITSPAPDGLGLSQRSVTVSTVGLAPAIRKLADEGLSVTLAVSLHTPDDELRDTLVPVNNRWSVAEVLSAARYYADQTGRRVSIEYAMIKEVNDQPWRADMLGKKLKKALGGLVHVNLIPLNPTPGSEWDASPKDVEREFVRRVIAQGVSCTVRDTRGQEIAAACGQLAAEN comes from the coding sequence ATGGCTGCCTCTCTTCCCCTCGTCTTCAATGCACCCAAGCGCGGACTGCCTCCTCGGCACCTCGCCGACCTCGATTCCGCAGAGCGCAAAGAAGCGGTGAAAGAGCTGGGTCTGCCCGCTTTCCGGGCCGATCAGTTGGCTCGGCAGTACTACGCGCGGCTCGAAGCCGATCCCGAGAAGATGACCGATCTTCCGGCGTCGGTGCGGGAGAAGGTGGGGGAGTCCCTGTTCCCGAAATTGCTGACGCCGATCAAGCACCTCTCGTGTGATTCCGGAGACACTCGCAAGACCCTGTGGAAGGCGCACGACGGCACGCTGCTCGAGAGCGTCCTCATGCGTTACCCGGAACGCGCGACTTTGTGCATTTCGAGCCAAGCTGGTTGCGGAATGGCCTGCCCGTTCTGCGCAACGGGCCAGGCGGGCCTCGACCGGAACCTTTCCACGGCTGAGATCGTCGACCAGGTTCGTGACGCGGCTGCCGCGATGCGCGACGGCGAGATCGCCGGTGGACCGGGCCGGCTCTCCAACGTTGTGTTCATGGGCATGGGCGAGCCGCTGGCTAACTACAAGCGAGTGGTTGCTGCCGTACGTCGCATCACGTCGCCGGCGCCCGACGGACTCGGACTCTCGCAGCGATCTGTCACCGTCTCGACCGTCGGGTTGGCTCCGGCCATCCGCAAGCTGGCCGACGAGGGCCTGAGCGTCACGCTCGCCGTGTCTTTGCATACGCCTGACGACGAATTGCGCGACACCCTGGTTCCGGTGAACAACCGGTGGTCTGTGGCGGAGGTCTTGTCAGCCGCGCGGTACTACGCCGATCAGACCGGCCGACGCGTGTCGATCGAGTACGCGATGATCAAGGAAGTCAACGATCAGCCGTGGCGCGCCGACATGCTCGGTAAGAAACTGAAGAAGGCCTTGGGCGGCCTTGTTCACGTCAACCTGATTCCGCTCAACCCCACCCCGGGTAGCGAATGGGACGCCAGCCCCAAGGATGTCGAGCGCGAGTTCGTTCGCCGTGTCATCGCTCAGGGTGTTTCCTGCACGGTTCGCGATACGCGTGGCCAGGAGATTGCAGCTGCCTGTGGTCAGTTGGCTGCCGAAAACTAA
- a CDS encoding class I SAM-dependent methyltransferase: protein MRELFSGRAKPIPSPNIWHWPDVYEVENRAQDVDGAVWAAMRAAVDWTDRDVVDIGCGAGFHLPEFARDARRVVGVEPHPPLVTLARDRTRGSALIDVVEGSAESTGIDESSVDLVHARTAYFFGKGCGAGIREAMRILRPGGALMIVDLDVRASPYGDWMRADLPKYDAAAVEAFFAAQGFSLARVDTRWEFATRDDLRRVLGIEFTEKTAERAFAQVSGLSFPVRYRVHVRVKPQSLEII from the coding sequence GTGCGTGAGTTGTTCTCGGGCCGGGCCAAGCCGATTCCCAGTCCGAACATCTGGCACTGGCCGGACGTGTACGAGGTCGAGAATCGAGCGCAGGACGTCGACGGCGCCGTCTGGGCAGCAATGCGGGCTGCTGTGGATTGGACTGACCGCGACGTCGTCGACATCGGTTGCGGTGCCGGCTTTCATCTTCCGGAATTTGCTCGCGACGCGCGTCGCGTCGTCGGAGTGGAACCGCACCCACCCCTTGTGACGTTGGCGCGTGATCGAACACGCGGTTCTGCCTTGATCGATGTGGTCGAAGGGTCCGCCGAGTCGACGGGAATCGACGAATCTTCGGTCGATCTTGTTCACGCCCGTACTGCCTACTTCTTCGGCAAGGGATGTGGCGCGGGGATCCGTGAAGCAATGCGCATTCTTCGGCCGGGTGGTGCGCTGATGATCGTGGACCTCGACGTCAGGGCGTCGCCGTACGGCGATTGGATGCGCGCCGATCTCCCCAAGTACGACGCGGCCGCTGTTGAAGCGTTCTTCGCGGCACAGGGATTTTCGCTCGCCCGTGTGGATACCCGGTGGGAGTTCGCGACTCGGGACGACCTGCGTCGGGTTCTCGGTATCGAGTTCACCGAGAAGACTGCGGAGCGTGCGTTTGCGCAGGTCTCCGGACTGTCGTTTCCCGTTCGCTATCGCGTGCACGTCCGTGTGAAGCCGCAGTCGTTGGAAATCATCTGA
- a CDS encoding HpcH/HpaI aldolase/citrate lyase family protein, with translation MERPVTVRIAPEQARSWLLVPASKPNTFDAALASAADAVILDLEDAVTPPDKPAARKDVVDFLSGHNRAWVRINDATTPFWEEDLAALAGLPGLEGVMLAKTESGQQIEATAERLPEGTKILALVESAVGLEAAPEIARTDGTFRLAFGSGDFRRDTGMDDSPTSMSYPRSRLTIASRAARIAAPIDGPTLGTDQDLLARDCAITLSLGMAGKLCMTTAQTAPVNAGLSPSIADAVWAQDVIDDLGEDGSRVRDGSDLPRLAKAKKIHKLATLFHITNQR, from the coding sequence ATGGAGAGACCCGTGACCGTACGAATTGCGCCTGAGCAGGCAAGATCGTGGCTACTGGTCCCTGCATCCAAACCGAACACCTTCGACGCCGCGCTTGCCAGCGCGGCCGACGCCGTCATCCTCGATCTCGAGGATGCAGTTACCCCACCCGACAAGCCTGCCGCCCGAAAAGACGTCGTCGATTTCCTGAGCGGACACAACCGTGCGTGGGTGCGCATCAATGACGCGACAACCCCGTTCTGGGAAGAGGACCTCGCCGCACTGGCCGGACTCCCCGGCCTCGAAGGCGTCATGCTCGCAAAGACCGAGAGTGGCCAGCAGATCGAAGCCACCGCCGAGCGACTCCCCGAGGGCACCAAGATCCTGGCACTCGTCGAATCGGCTGTCGGACTCGAAGCCGCACCGGAGATCGCACGCACCGACGGAACCTTCCGCCTGGCATTCGGCAGCGGAGACTTCCGACGCGACACCGGGATGGACGACTCCCCCACCTCGATGTCCTACCCGCGCTCGCGCCTGACCATTGCCAGCCGCGCAGCCCGTATCGCCGCACCGATCGACGGCCCCACGCTGGGTACGGATCAAGATCTGCTCGCGCGCGACTGCGCAATCACCCTCTCGCTCGGCATGGCCGGCAAACTGTGCATGACCACGGCGCAGACCGCCCCCGTCAATGCCGGATTGAGCCCGTCCATCGCCGACGCGGTCTGGGCACAGGACGTCATCGACGACCTCGGCGAAGACGGCTCACGGGTACGCGACGGCAGTGACCTGCCGAGACTCGCAAAGGCAAAGAAGATCCACAAGCTTGCCACCCTGTTCCACATCACGAATCAGCGCTAA
- a CDS encoding phosphatidate cytidylyltransferase: MHAQEGTAGGPVTDGPTGGAVGAQPPTSKAGRNLPAAIGVGLGLGALVIGTLVFLPPGWIAVVAIAMFIATWEVATRLREADIEVPRIPLLIGGQATIWLGWPWGPTGVISAFTATVLVCMVWRLFDHGLKATPKNFLRDASITVFVLAWIPLLASFGALMVLEDDGPGRVAVLMIGVVCSDVGGYAAGVLFGKHPMVPAVSPKKSWEGFAGSMIFCVIGSLLTVTLILDANSMIGVLLGVVLVVVATLGDLIESQVKRELGIKDMGTLLPGHGGIMDRLDSLLPSAFVTWLILYALV; the protein is encoded by the coding sequence GTGCACGCACAAGAGGGAACCGCCGGCGGTCCCGTCACGGACGGGCCGACGGGGGGCGCTGTTGGCGCGCAGCCGCCTACGTCGAAGGCCGGCAGGAATCTTCCTGCCGCCATCGGCGTCGGACTTGGTCTCGGAGCCTTGGTCATCGGGACCTTGGTTTTCCTGCCGCCCGGCTGGATAGCCGTTGTTGCCATCGCGATGTTCATCGCGACGTGGGAAGTCGCCACGCGTCTGCGTGAAGCTGACATCGAGGTTCCGCGGATCCCGCTGTTGATCGGCGGCCAGGCAACGATCTGGTTGGGTTGGCCCTGGGGTCCCACCGGTGTGATCAGCGCGTTCACCGCCACCGTATTGGTGTGCATGGTGTGGCGACTGTTCGACCACGGATTGAAAGCCACCCCCAAGAACTTCCTGCGCGACGCATCGATCACGGTGTTCGTACTGGCGTGGATTCCACTGTTGGCATCGTTCGGTGCCCTGATGGTTCTCGAAGACGACGGCCCGGGGCGAGTCGCAGTCCTGATGATCGGTGTGGTGTGTTCCGACGTCGGTGGTTACGCCGCCGGTGTGCTGTTCGGTAAGCATCCGATGGTTCCCGCGGTCAGTCCGAAGAAGTCCTGGGAAGGCTTTGCCGGTTCGATGATCTTCTGTGTGATCGGCAGCTTGCTGACGGTGACGCTGATCCTCGACGCGAACTCGATGATCGGTGTTCTACTCGGAGTTGTCCTCGTCGTCGTCGCGACCTTGGGTGACCTCATCGAGTCGCAGGTCAAGCGCGAGCTCGGAATCAAGGACATGGGCACCCTCCTGCCGGGCCACGGCGGAATCATGGACCGGCTGGATTCGCTTCTCCCGTCAGCGTTTGTCACATGGCTGATCTTGTACGCACTCGTCTGA
- a CDS encoding DUF2631 domain-containing protein, translating into MADTQLDVKSSAPVVVSHVDEAEVPSAAWGWSGESLKAMRIAGWFFTVFLLLMMIGNHSGKVEDLWLIGTAGLMAIILIRDMVVRRHPR; encoded by the coding sequence GTGGCCGATACCCAGTTGGACGTCAAGTCCAGCGCCCCCGTCGTGGTCTCGCACGTCGATGAGGCCGAGGTTCCCTCAGCCGCATGGGGGTGGAGTGGCGAAAGCCTCAAGGCGATGCGTATTGCCGGATGGTTCTTCACGGTATTCCTTCTCCTGATGATGATCGGCAATCACAGCGGCAAGGTCGAGGACCTGTGGCTGATCGGTACCGCCGGCTTGATGGCGATCATCTTGATCCGCGACATGGTTGTCCGTCGCCACCCGCGATAG
- the frr gene encoding ribosome recycling factor, with product MIDEALFEAEEKMEKAVAVAKDDLGSVRTGRANPGMFSRIVIDYYGSITPITQLASINVPEARMVIVKPYEASQLNAIETAIRNSDLGVNPSNDGSIIRISVPQLTEERRRELAKQAKSKGEDSKVTLRNIRRKAMDELSRIQKDGDAGEDEVGRAEKELDKTTAKYVHVVEELVKHKEAELMEV from the coding sequence GTGATTGATGAAGCGCTCTTCGAAGCCGAAGAAAAGATGGAAAAGGCTGTCGCGGTGGCCAAGGACGATCTCGGCTCGGTTCGTACCGGACGCGCAAACCCCGGCATGTTTTCTCGCATCGTGATCGACTACTACGGCTCGATCACGCCGATCACGCAGCTCGCGAGCATCAATGTGCCCGAGGCTCGCATGGTGATCGTGAAGCCGTACGAGGCTTCGCAGCTCAATGCCATCGAGACTGCAATCCGTAACTCGGATCTCGGTGTCAACCCGTCCAACGACGGCAGCATCATCCGGATTTCGGTTCCGCAGCTCACCGAAGAACGTCGTCGTGAACTTGCCAAGCAGGCCAAGTCCAAGGGCGAAGATTCCAAGGTCACGCTCCGCAATATCCGTCGCAAGGCGATGGACGAGCTCAGCCGTATCCAGAAGGACGGCGACGCCGGCGAGGACGAGGTCGGCCGCGCCGAGAAGGAACTCGACAAGACCACGGCCAAGTACGTGCACGTTGTCGAGGAGCTCGTCAAGCACAAGGAAGCGGAATTGATGGAGGTCTAA
- the dxr gene encoding 1-deoxy-D-xylulose-5-phosphate reductoisomerase, producing MQETRPTRVLLLGSTGSIGTQALEVIAANPERFEVVGLAAGGNNVELLAQQIEATGVSDVAVANPDAAASLHSVTARSGPGAAAELVRESGADVVLNALVGSLGLEPTLAALESGARLALANKESLVAGGALVTKAAAPGQIVPVDSEHSALAQCLRGGTADEVARLVLTASGGPFRGWTAQALESVTPEQAGAHPTWSMGPMNTLNSATLVNKGLELIETNLLFGIDYDRIDVTVHPQSIVHSMVTFFDGSTLAQASPPDMKLPIALALGWPDRIAGAAAACDFTKASTWDFEPLDETVFPAVELARSAGKAGGCFTAIYNAANEIAAQAFLDGVITFPTIVRTVSAVLDEAGEWSAEPTTVDDVLAADGWARTRARQLVKQEG from the coding sequence GTGCAGGAAACCAGACCCACTCGCGTCCTTCTCCTCGGCAGTACCGGTTCCATCGGTACTCAGGCCTTGGAAGTCATCGCCGCTAACCCCGAACGGTTCGAAGTGGTCGGTCTGGCTGCCGGCGGGAACAACGTCGAATTGTTGGCCCAGCAGATCGAAGCGACGGGGGTCAGTGACGTCGCCGTTGCCAATCCGGACGCCGCAGCTTCGCTTCATTCCGTGACGGCCCGTTCCGGTCCTGGTGCTGCAGCGGAGTTGGTACGCGAGAGCGGCGCCGACGTCGTTCTCAACGCTCTGGTCGGATCGCTGGGACTCGAACCGACCTTGGCTGCTCTCGAGTCGGGTGCACGGTTGGCCCTTGCCAACAAGGAATCGTTGGTCGCCGGCGGCGCGCTGGTCACCAAGGCCGCGGCGCCCGGTCAGATCGTGCCCGTCGACTCCGAACACTCGGCGCTGGCGCAGTGCCTGCGCGGCGGTACCGCCGACGAAGTGGCGCGCTTGGTTCTCACTGCGTCGGGTGGGCCGTTTCGTGGCTGGACGGCGCAGGCTCTCGAGTCTGTGACGCCTGAGCAAGCCGGCGCCCATCCCACCTGGTCGATGGGTCCGATGAACACTCTCAACTCGGCAACCCTGGTGAACAAGGGACTCGAGTTGATCGAGACGAATTTGCTCTTCGGTATCGACTACGACCGGATCGACGTCACGGTCCATCCGCAGTCGATCGTCCATTCCATGGTCACGTTCTTCGACGGTTCGACTTTGGCGCAGGCGAGTCCGCCGGACATGAAGCTCCCGATCGCCCTCGCGTTGGGATGGCCCGATCGAATTGCCGGCGCCGCTGCGGCATGCGACTTCACGAAGGCGTCGACGTGGGATTTCGAGCCGCTCGACGAAACGGTCTTTCCGGCCGTCGAGTTGGCCCGTAGCGCCGGCAAGGCCGGTGGCTGCTTCACGGCAATCTACAACGCCGCCAACGAGATTGCTGCGCAGGCATTTCTCGACGGTGTCATTACTTTCCCGACCATTGTTCGTACGGTGTCCGCTGTTCTCGATGAAGCGGGCGAGTGGTCGGCGGAACCGACTACGGTGGACGACGTTCTGGCCGCAGACGGCTGGGCACGCACGCGAGCGCGTCAGCTCGTGAAGCAGGAGGGCTAG
- the pyrH gene encoding UMP kinase produces MSEPANERPGFKRVLLKLGGEMFGGGKVGLDPDVVTKVAEQIAEVVRSGVQVAVVIGGGNFFRGAELQQRGLDRARSDYMGMLGTVMNCLALQDFLEKAGVDSRVQTAITMGQVAEPYLPLRARRHLEKGRVVIFGAGMGMPYFSTDTTAAQRALEIGAEVVLMAKAVDGVYTADPRLDPTATMYHQITHREVIERELKVADATAFSLCMDNAMPMMVFNLLTEGNIARAVSGEKIGTLIKS; encoded by the coding sequence ATGTCCGAACCAGCCAACGAACGTCCAGGATTCAAGCGGGTCCTGCTCAAACTCGGCGGCGAAATGTTCGGAGGCGGCAAGGTCGGACTCGACCCCGATGTGGTCACCAAGGTGGCTGAGCAGATCGCGGAGGTCGTCCGATCGGGCGTGCAGGTAGCAGTGGTCATCGGCGGTGGAAACTTCTTCCGCGGCGCCGAGCTGCAGCAGCGTGGCCTCGACCGCGCGCGTTCCGACTACATGGGCATGCTCGGCACGGTCATGAACTGCCTGGCTCTGCAGGATTTCCTGGAGAAGGCCGGCGTCGACTCCCGGGTGCAGACTGCCATCACGATGGGACAGGTGGCTGAGCCGTACCTGCCTTTGCGCGCACGTCGGCACCTCGAGAAGGGGCGCGTAGTCATCTTCGGCGCCGGCATGGGAATGCCCTACTTCTCCACGGACACCACAGCGGCGCAGCGCGCTCTGGAAATCGGTGCCGAGGTAGTGCTGATGGCAAAGGCAGTCGACGGTGTGTACACCGCTGACCCGCGTCTCGACCCGACCGCGACGATGTATCACCAGATCACGCACCGCGAGGTCATCGAACGTGAGCTCAAGGTCGCTGACGCGACGGCGTTCAGCCTGTGCATGGACAATGCGATGCCGATGATGGTGTTCAACCTCCTTACCGAAGGAAACATCGCACGCGCGGTGTCCGGTGAGAAGATCGGCACACTGATCAAGTCGTGA
- the tsf gene encoding translation elongation factor Ts, whose translation MANYTAADVKRLRELTGSGMMACKNALVETDGDFDKAVEQLRIKGAKDVGKRAERTTAEGLVVAKDGVMIEINCETDFVAKNEDFIKLADAIVTVAAAGKPADLDALKALELDGKTIATVITEQSAKIGEKLELSRVATFDGPVAVYLHKRSSDLPPAVGVLVEYIGEGDAAAEAARGAAMQVAALKAKYVTRDEVPAEIVASERHIAEETARAEGKPEQALPKIIEGRVNGFFKDVVLTEQSSVTDSKKTVKAILDEAGATVKRFVRFEVGASA comes from the coding sequence ATGGCGAACTACACCGCCGCAGACGTCAAGCGGCTCCGCGAGCTCACCGGCTCCGGAATGATGGCGTGCAAGAACGCACTCGTAGAAACCGACGGCGATTTCGACAAGGCTGTCGAGCAGTTGCGCATCAAGGGCGCAAAGGATGTCGGAAAGCGCGCAGAGCGCACCACCGCTGAAGGTCTTGTTGTCGCCAAGGACGGCGTCATGATCGAGATCAACTGCGAGACCGACTTCGTTGCCAAGAACGAAGACTTCATCAAGCTCGCCGACGCCATCGTGACCGTCGCCGCAGCTGGTAAGCCTGCTGACCTCGACGCTCTCAAGGCGCTCGAGCTCGACGGCAAGACCATCGCCACCGTCATCACGGAGCAGTCCGCGAAGATCGGCGAGAAGCTCGAACTGAGCCGCGTCGCAACCTTCGACGGCCCCGTTGCCGTGTACCTGCACAAGCGCAGCTCCGACTTGCCGCCCGCTGTCGGCGTCCTCGTCGAGTACATCGGCGAAGGCGATGCCGCTGCCGAGGCTGCTCGTGGAGCAGCTATGCAGGTTGCAGCACTCAAGGCCAAGTACGTCACGCGTGACGAGGTTCCCGCGGAGATCGTCGCTTCCGAGCGTCACATCGCCGAAGAGACCGCCCGCGCAGAAGGCAAGCCCGAGCAGGCTCTGCCGAAGATCATCGAAGGCCGCGTCAACGGATTCTTCAAGGACGTCGTACTGACCGAGCAGTCTTCGGTTACCGACTCCAAGAAGACCGTCAAGGCGATCCTCGACGAGGCCGGCGCGACCGTCAAGCGCTTCGTGCGTTTCGAGGTCGGCGCTTCCGCTTAA
- a CDS encoding LapA family protein, producing MSSTPEDPSNAPVYGPTDGFGSDPELPKTDDTTAVEKHYPEPVAPPTSTPTGTAVTDRTRAATTWVGLVIGAIVLILLLVFILQNLESASVKILAWQIDFPLGITILLSAIAGALIMALAGGIRIVQIRRAAKRQL from the coding sequence ATGTCCAGCACACCCGAAGACCCGTCGAACGCGCCCGTGTACGGTCCGACAGACGGATTCGGATCCGACCCGGAACTACCCAAGACGGACGATACGACGGCCGTCGAAAAGCACTATCCTGAACCTGTTGCCCCACCCACTTCCACACCGACCGGAACCGCCGTCACCGACCGCACCCGCGCAGCGACAACCTGGGTTGGCCTGGTCATTGGCGCGATCGTGCTGATCCTTCTGCTGGTATTTATCCTGCAGAATCTGGAAAGTGCTTCGGTCAAGATCCTGGCGTGGCAGATAGATTTTCCACTCGGCATCACGATCTTGCTCTCGGCGATTGCCGGGGCGCTGATCATGGCGTTGGCCGGCGGAATACGCATCGTTCAGATCCGGCGTGCAGCGAAGCGGCAACTGTGA